In Pogoniulus pusillus isolate bPogPus1 chromosome 20, bPogPus1.pri, whole genome shotgun sequence, the following are encoded in one genomic region:
- the LOC135184616 gene encoding uncharacterized protein LOC135184616, with amino-acid sequence MRSPLSLLCSRLSTPSSLSCSSQAMFARALPSLISLLCPCSCTSVSLLCCADQNWAQHSRCGLTSAEHRGMSTSLPLLVASLLLMVACLLLLVTSLLLLVTSLLLLVASLPLLVACLLLLVASLPLLVTSLLLLLTSLPLLVASLPLLVASLPLLVASLPLLFASLPLLFASLPLLVASLPLLVASLPLLVASLPLLLASLPLLVASLPLLVASLPLLVASLPLLVASLPLLFASLPLLVASLPLLVASLPLLVASLPLLVASPL; translated from the exons atgaggtcccctctcagcctcctctgctccagactgagcacccccagctccctcagctgctcctcacaggccatgtttgccagagctctccccagcctcatctcccttctctgcccctgctcctgcacctcagtgtccctcctgtgctgtgctgaccaaaactgggcacagcactcgaggtgtgggctcaccagtgctgagcacaggggcatgagcacctccctgcccctgctggtcGC ctccctactcctgatGGTCGCCTgcttactcctgctggtcacctccctgctcctgctggtcacctccctgctcctgctggtcgcctccctgcccctgctggtcGCCTGCTTACTCCTGCTGGtcgcctccctgcccctgctggtcacctccctgctcctgctgctcacctccctgcccctgctggtcgcctccctgcccctgctggtcgcctccctgcccctgctggtcgcctccctgcccctgctcttcgcctccctgcccctgctcttcGCCTCCCTACCCCTGCTGGtcgcctccctgcccctgctggtcgcctccctgcccctgctggtcgcctccctgcccctgctgctcgcctccctgcccctgctggtcgcctccctgcccctgctggtcgcctccctgcccctgctggtcgcctccctgcccctgctggtcgcctccctgcccctgctcttcgcctccctgcccctgctcgtcgcctccctgcccctgctggtcgcctccctgcccctgctggtcgcctccctgcccctgctggtcgcctccccactgtga